The genomic stretch CCTCACACGAGTGACACGTGTGATCAAGCAGCATGCTAAACAAGCCAATAAAGTCCCACCAAGATTAGAAATCATTCATTTGCAAGGCAATCTCACACAATCACGTCCAAACGAAAAGTATCCCAAAGATGATCGGTGCTTTTGCAACAACTATGAAGGTTCAAGAAGTGGATACTTCTTAAATTAGTAGGAAATTAAGGGATAGAAGGAGGAATCCAAGTCTAACTAGGATATGATCCCATACCTTTTCAGGATCAATCATGAACTAGCGAAGAAACCTAATATAATTGCCGACTCTCCCAATTTATATAAGGAGCACCCAAAGAAGGGCACGAGGCACAAACGGAGCAATCACGCACATCATCTCTCACAGTGCAATGTTGTCTTATCTTAACTTAGTCTTAGGACCTCCACTTTTCTCCAGCCACGTTGTAGTTATTCCAGAATTTATCATAGCTTAGATCTGTTGTTATCCAGCACCATCGTTGCGTTGTGCCTGTGAGTTGTGTAAATATCCACGAGCCACCATTGTCGGATCTCGATTAGTTGAGTCCCTTTTTGTAGCTCTTCTCGAGTTGCTTGATCTTTGCTCTCtcgtcactaccaaaaaaatgagtaaaggctacggactatagagatctatagctacggctttaatctgtagctaattagctacggatttaatccgtagctaaaacatacttaatctgtagctaaaacatacctCCCCATGGGACCTTATTAGAGACTGAcgatgcttaaggggctccatggggcccattgcaatatatttattttatctaatcggtccatcaattttgaaatattattgcaGTACATGAGTCCAataattagaaagatcaaaagtctaagtggaccacaccatgagaaaaaatgaaaaaataaatttatatcgttaatatttggtgtggtccacctatatcttagatctgactcattttttggataaaccctaaaaatgagccgttaaaatgaatggacgaactggataattaacatacaggatggtgggccccacgtgtccTAAAATAAATCACCCCTAAAATCTCATCCGCGAACCTCTCCCGCGCACCCCATTTCACAAAAGCAGTTCCCTCGCGCTCCCCCATTTCACGAAAgcaattccctctctctctctcttgcccgCCCGCGACTCACCCTCCCTCTCcctgtctcctctctctctctctctctctctctctctctctctctctctctctctctctctctctctctctctctcgcactcaaccctctctcgatctctcgcgTTCCTTCACCATCTCTTTATCTCTCAGCCCCATTTCCCTCTGTTGCCCaacctctccgtctctctcgctagggttttcaaaaccccctttcgctgcaaaaaggagaagaagaaggagaaggagaagaagaacggttagtctctctctctctgagatggATCAAAAATCCCAATGAAGTTTTAATTTATTGCAGCTGCCGATGGCCACTTATGATGTGGGGAGATCTGGACGGAGTAATAAAATGTACAAATATACTTCTTTGGGCGATGGGTTTCAGCGACTAGGTCACCGGATTTAATGGTGTGGTTTGTCGGAATTAATGGTGTTGGGGTCTTATGAGAGAATGGAGCATAGGCTTTTCACGGCTGGAGACTCTTCATGTAATAGGTATACTTTTCTTTCCTTGATTTATCTTCACCTTGTATTATTCATGGGTTAATTTGAGACTAGATAGATTGCTGCTCAAGTAATGATTTGAGTTTTGCCTGCACGGTTGGAATTTTGTAGGAatgtgggttgatttgattgatttttgTAAGATATGCATCTCTTTTATGGTCTTTATGTAAACAAAATCCAGATGAATTTCAATCACACATTATCTGACATGGGAGCCATGTTAGATTAAGTCGGGTTTCGGTTTATTCTGGGAAATGGAATGCATTTGTATTATTTGGCACATTCCCACCAGACAACAGAAACATGGATCCCATATCAGAAACTGCTGGTGATTGGAAATCAGAATCCTTCTGGATTTTGTCAACACAAACAGACCCTTCTATAGCCATCTATCTAGATCAATTGTAATTGGGAGTTGGAATTGTACATAATCTATttatatatcataaaatgaatgaGATTTGATGCatttatttgaaatggaccactgAATTTTACTCCGTACATCTTAGGATTTTGGTTGAGCATGTTATGCAGGAAATGGGCCACGCTCTAATAGTACTGGTAACAAGGTGATAGCGTTTTGCTGATTGTTGCACTCTGTTTTCACTCGATATTTGAGGGCATTGCAATTGGAGCTGTAGGTAAGATGAGATACATGCATAAAGATGCAACTGCCTTGCAAAGCATGCTAGCAGTTCAGAGAAAGGTGAATCGGTTTGTGAATTTTTTATGCTGTTTTAACACAATGTCAAAAGTGGTGTTTAGAGATGAAACCCCTGCATCAATCTGAAATGAGGGTTTTGAGCCCTGTTTCGATACCATTGCAATTGCCAGTTTGGTAGTCACCTATGATTTAGGTGACAAATTGACTAGACCCCAAAACCCAAATATATTTAGATATCTTTGTAGAGCTTTTATACAGTTTTGACATAAGTGTAAACATTCCCTGGAAAATGTACTAGAAATTACCAAAAAAGGGCTAACTTGTCAAAAAGCAAGACCCATGGAGGAAGAAAATCAAAATGGGTCTAGACTAATGTGATAGTCCATGACCatttataaaatggtggtgaatcttTGATTGTAGATGTGGGATAGTCGTAGTTTGTAGTTTTCAGTTATAGGAATGCATGAAACATCCATGGAAACCTGTCTATCAACACTAGTTTGTAGTTTTTCAGTGATTGGAATGCATGAAACATTGATGGAAACTTGTCTATCAACACATGGACATGCATATTTGCTCATTCAGGGCCTGTTTCAACGCATCCTCAAAAGGGGCATTTTGATGGCTAATTGCTGTTTTGAGCCAACCTCCATGGATTTATTTCTGCCAACTCTGTTGGGTCAAATGGGAGCTAAAAAAATCCACTCGCTGATTGGTTTTTGGCAAGTCGACAAGGTCGACCCAGGAAAAAAAAAGGCCACTTAGCAGACCAGGTGTACTTAAAATATCCATATAAGGTGACCCACCTATATAAGGTGACCCACCTTCTATCTCTCTAGTGTTTATAAACATGGTGATAGTGCTTGCACTGGTCTTGCTAGTTTGGAAAAGATATCAAAACCAAATATCCAAAGGCCAAGATGACAGGGTTTGGATCTCCTTGTGGAGCTTGCAAGTTCCTAAGAAGGAAGTGTTCTTAGGAACTTACATTTAAATCATTATCTCATCCAAAGGCCAAGATGACATGTTGGAAAAATATGTTTCACTAAGTTAACTTACATTTACATCATTATCTCATTTTTTCCTTATATATTTCgatatttattctttaaatgtttatgATTATGATTGGGTGGGTAGCTGAAAGCCCTACCAACTGTCATCCATGATTTGCCAGTAACTCCAAATGCTACCTCAATAACAGAAGAATAGTTCTCTTATATGTTTGAATATTTTCAAATCTTTCATGATTCCACAAGCAATTATTCATCCAGAAgcaatcatttttaaatatttgatttgttaGCTAGTTTAGGCAGCCTTTATTGGGGAATGTAATGCATCATGAATGCCAAGAAGCTGGAGCTGGAGTATTCATGTATTTGAAGTGTTGCTTAAATGGTTCAAGAGAAtctatgttaacctttgtctttgCAGAGAATTGGTTCCATTTCTAATTAATGATTTTTATAATCAAAAGGATGTTGTAGGAAATGAAcctagaagatgaagcattttaatggttattcattgaCTTTTTTACATCTTGGAAATGACTTAGAAGATGaagctgaggaagatggtgccaaTGTTGATCTTGACTCATGAAGGAAGGGGAAGTGTGTCGTTCTATAAACATCTACAAGCCAAGTgagtttggatttcttttttcattgattCAGTATCTCTTGGTTTGCTTTATCTGATTAGGCTACAGAGTTTCCCTTTTTGACACAGTGTCAAAAGGTTAATCTATTGGTTAATGTAATTTAGCAATTAGTAGTTTGTATTGTCCAGTGCAATGTGATTTTTGTATGGTCCATCATACCATCCATAACAGGGCCACTAGATGCATGGTGTACAGATCTCATCTTCTTCATGTGTGCCACTTTATGGGACTGTTCAGTATACATGGAAGGCCAATGGAAGCTACTAACACCATCCTCATTATAAAATCCTAATAGTGAGCTGCCATCAGAGAAACTCTGACATGTTCAAAAACTCAAGAACTTAGATTCGATGTTCAGTCGGGTCTTAAAGTGATTAGATCTTACTGTACATTTGATAACATGTATACTTATATGTTGTTGGTTTTGATGATGCTAATTAtctatgatatgtaaaaacagatggtggtgagaaaataaacccacactcaaAGGGCTGGGATCATCTGATTTAGCCCACCCTTTTTTGTAGTCTTTGTGAGATGGCATGTAATAACCATGTTGCATGCCATGCCACCTAATTTGCGATTCCCTTAATTGAAAGTTTTGATTGTTCATTAATTCAAAAGGTCTCTCCATGGACATGGATTGGCTGGAATCTTCTGTGGGTAGAGTGTCTAGTTTCTAGCAGCGGTCTAGATCTAGAGTGTCTAGTTACCACCATAtgtacggtctggatcaatgaaagtTGGGCTTACATGGCCCTCATCTATAAAGATTACTGGTTTTTTCCCCTAACTTTATATGTTGAAGTAAATGACATGAATTGGTAGTGATTGTTTTTCTTTACATTGAATTCAACTATATTTTACCTATATGTAAATAGTAAATAGTGAAATTCCTGGATTCTCTACCATTTTGCTTGCTGCAGAGATCTGCTAAGATGACAGAGCCTTCTAAGCTTATTCATGTCCGAAACGTTGGCCATGAAATATCTGAGGTATTTCAAACCATCTCTTTGTATTTTGAGCGTTGAAACTCTAATTGCAATTTGTCTTCACAGTTGTTGCCTTTGTACCTGTTTCTGTTTTTCAGAGTGATCTGCTTCAGCTAGTGCATCCTTTTGGAGTTGTCACTAAGCTTGTGATGTTACGTGCCAAAGATCAGGTTTTCTTTCTGGGGTCCTAGTTGTTTGGAACTCTATAGTTATTACATGCATGCTTATGCTCCTAGACTGCCTGCATTTAGTTGTTTGATCTATATCTGCCAATTTGTCAGCCTCTTCTTCAGATGCAAGACATGGCTTCTGTCGTCAATGCAACCGGTTTTAGGTACTCAGTCCCCAATGGACCTAATTGTACTGGGTTTTTGTATAGGTGTTTCATTTGTTTGTTGCTTGAGCCATTCTAGGTAACCAGTCCTAAATGGaccataaaaaatagatggaagatCTTTCAATCCAAATTTCAGGCTGGAGATATTTGTTGAATTGCCTAATGCAAGTGTTGGGGTCCTAGCCTCTGTTTGAACATGTATGATCATGGGAGTAGTAGCCTCAACTGTCTACTACAATCTTAAGCTAAGGCATCCCACTCTAGATATGCCCTTCATAGACAACGACTTGGCATTGCTTTTCCAACCGATGCCTATGCTTGGAATCAGTATTGGAGTCGCTTTCAATgtggtttttccttcatccagtttGAAGCAGTATTGGAGTCATGACTCTAACTCTCATCTGTttcttgcctttgaaacttaaacAGTGGTGCAAAGTTGTTTGGTGGAAATTAAGCCATTGAAACTTGCCTCATTTTGTCACATTATTCAAATTGAGTGCATTTGCTTTGACCTGTTTATCTAGTTTCAGTTTATAGGCCAccgatcaaatggttaagattgttttcaTCAGTGATATCCATTTTAACCTTTTGTGCATCTTTCTGTGAAAAGATTTTGGTCCATTTCTTCCCCCATCTATCCATAAGACACCAGTCACCTAGCACTTGATCGTACATATCCTCAAGATACTGGCATGACAACAACTCTCCTAAGATCTAGAATCTTACAATGCACTTCAATTGCTAAAGAAACAAATATTTAAAGCCTTTTTCACACTTTAAAAcaatgggtttccattaaattTTCTCCAAGCTGACTCCAGAAGGGAATTCTGTAAGCTAACAATGGTAAGCTCAAGATGAATCTTAggctttccattttcctttattttgtaTTTGACCTTCCTTTTTTTGGCAATGAACATATTGCCATCTTGTCTTTAGAATTTCATCAGAGCTTTTACTTATGCGGAAGATGAGTTTGTGGTTGATAGAAATTAAATGtaaaagttgatttttgtttttcgttattttttttcctttaagattTATGTTTCCTTAGAGGGTGTGGAGCAAGAGAAGGTGGAAACTGTTTTCAAGCCAATGTTTGTTGATATTAAATTCCATGGCATTCAAGGGAAGAATTACCATTGTGCCATACTGAAGTTGAACAAGGAGATTGTGCCTGAGCAATGCAAGGTGGTTGTTAAGCCCAACCGAGTCATTGTCACAGTCTAAAGCTTCAAAAGGGAATTGGCTTGATTCGCACTTAAAAGATGATAAGGTAAATGCCAGTTTTTCATTTCCTCTTTCTTATTGTAAACCAACAATATCTTTGCATCAATACCATGGAGTTTAATAAACTAAATGTGCACCAGGCGATGTTGGGTCATTGTTGAATCTTGAGGAGGCGATGCTTCTAAAAATGTCAAAATGACCAGATTTGGTGTTATCTATTAATGCCTTTAAAGTATATGGATCTCTAATAACTTCAACTACCAAGAAGCATTTAATTTGGCAGGTGCTATTTGCTTTAAAGTATAGGTGGATGTTGTACATTcatgtattgattactcaagcatgacggttatgcgcattctttcaggtgaatgttgcatgtgggagggttggagctgcatatttcagattcaagcatctagtacgtctcttgtcaagaatgcacatgtgtagttcatcaaataatacattatgtgatatcgtgtgcatgatatctatgttgtaattttcctcatgtattttgcttaaaatccatgtttatgcatgattctcatgcattaacatggatttgggctaaaaaagatcgaaatgaaaaatttgagaaaacagaggAGATTTTCTtatataaagtaagtatttgggaccaagtggttacgtatttgctccattaaatttgctcaaaattaatggagcagacccggagctatccggatgagtgggggtccctggaaggtgggaaccgctgttatgaccatgatgaagctgtccatttcctatggacagcattggaggggcctgaccatttggacaggccatgtttatgtatttgattgaaattaatggagcagacccggatgtgcgtcggagctattcggaagagcggggttccctagaaagagggaaccgctattatgaccatgatgaagctatccattttttatggacagcattggaggggcctggcatttatgtcggatggccgtatttatatctgtatttgctttgcagggaccataccttaacctaaactaaaacctaaacttgaacctatacctaaacttgaaaacccaaacataaaccccatctcgaacccaaacccgatttcctaaacctaaaccttaacctattctcaattccctaaacctatgtcttataacctaaacctaaacctaaacctaaacctaaaccttaatttatacctataacctataacctaaaccaaaacccatgacctaaaaccttaacctataacctaaacctcaaccttaacttaaacctataacctaaacctgaacatataaccttaacctaaaacctaaaacctaaacctaaacccataacctaaatgtattctcaattccctaaacttaaaccaacacctaatcctaatcttaactccctaacctaaacctatacctaaacttgaaaacccaaacataaaccccatctgaacccaaacccgatttcctaaacgtaaaccttaacctattctcaattccctaaacctatgtcttataacctaaacctaaacctaaaccttaacttatacctataacctataacctaaaccaaaacccatgacctaaaaccttaacctataacccgaaacctcaaccttaacttaaacctataacctaaaccgaacatataaccttaacctaaaacctaaacctaaactgataacctaaatgtattctcaattccctaaacttaaacctacacctaatcctaatctcaactccctaacctaaacctatacctaaacttgaaaaccctaaaccttgacctataacctaacctaaacctatacttataaccccaaaacctattacctaaacccattctcaaatccaaaacctataacctaaacctgaacctattatcaaatcccaagacctataacctaaaccataaccaaaacctataacctaaaaccgaacctattctcaaatccccaaaacccaaaccgacacctaaacctaaacctaaacctaaacctataacctaacctcaacctagacgtaaacctaaacctatagcctaaactcaaatccctaaaccttaacctagacctgacgtaaacctaaacctatagcctaaactcaaatcccaaaaccttaacctataacctaacctaaacctatacttataacctaaaactattcccaaatcctaaaacctattacctaaacctaaacctaaacctaaacctataacctaaactcaattcctaaacctcaacctaaacttaaacctaagcctataacctaaactcaattccctaaacctcaacctagacctaatcctaaacctatagcctaaactcaaatccctaa from Magnolia sinica isolate HGM2019 chromosome 17, MsV1, whole genome shotgun sequence encodes the following:
- the LOC131231307 gene encoding polypyrimidine tract-binding protein homolog 3-like; protein product: MTEPSKLIHVRNVGHEISESDLLQLVHPFGVVTKLVMLRAKDQPLLQMQDMASVVNATGFRYSVPNGPNCTGFLYRCFICLLLEPF